A segment of the Coffea arabica cultivar ET-39 chromosome 8c, Coffea Arabica ET-39 HiFi, whole genome shotgun sequence genome:
GACATTCTAATAGAAGTTGCTTTCCAGGTTCCTTCACATGTATTGATGGGTATACCACATGGTGGTGAAGCTATGTCACTGTCTCCTCTTGGAGAGGCCTGCCAAAGAATGGATTTGACTGCCATGCATGAGATCCTGGAGAAACTTGGCTACAAGGATGATGAGGGAGCAGCTACAGAGGTTTGTTGCCTATTAGACATTTTCATAAACTTGCATTGCTTGTTCTTTGAAGATTGCTAGTGGCCTTGCATCGTGTGAAGcactccttttttcttttatatgcaCACATGCTCTAGCAGCCCCTCCATCCTTTTGGAGTAGCTAAGTAGACAATGGACTGACTGACAGCTTGTCATGTATTTTATTTGTGATTTTGTAATAAACTTTTGtttgttaacttttctaatATCAAAATCTCTGAGTGCTTCTTATGGTGATTGGATCTTTTATTAGGTAGAGATATTCTGAAGTTTTATTTTTGTGGGAGGGAAAAGATGTATCTTTAATCGAATGGGGGTTGAGTTTCCCTCATAGTTGGGTATTTAGCAAAAAATTGGTTCCAGGCATATTATGTGAACCCTCTCTGGATGCCATAAAATTGTGCTTGTTGAGTGTTTGATCTCTCATATTAGcattttcttggtaattgcCTCATCTTTCTTCTGTGATACTGCATTACGGGCAACATTTTTTTAGGTGGTTCTGCTTATTGAGGACCGAAATTATGGTTACTTCGATTCTTGCGGTTGTTTTGAACAGTAGTAGAgtacaatttttgaataaagtgCAAAAGTTGtcactttgttctttttattatatttaaagTGTTCTTTTATGCGCCTGAGAAGCATCTCTATTGCTGTGAGACTTGAATTGATTGCGCTCATCACCGTCATATTCTCGCAATGCAGCTTTCCTTTCAGATGTGGACAAACCAGATGCAGGAAACTTTGAATTCTAAGAAGAAGGGTGATGTTGCTTTTCGCCATAAAGAGTTGATGGCTGCAATTGAATGCTACACACAGGTTAGATCACTGTAATCCTGTAATAACTATCCAATCTCTCTAAACTGGATTTATTTTGTGAATATAAAAGGAAGTAGTTAAATATGATTCCAAATTTGTTAAATAACAGGCCTGTCCTATTTAGATGGTGTATTTGTTTTATCATCTGAGCTTTCCTAAATGATGAGAACATGCTTATATCctggtttgcattttttttttctgttgtaTCAATTAATCGAATTTTAAAATCATATGGGCATTGGGTGTCCTTGCAATTGTTCTAGGATCAGCCCAGGATCTCCTTTTTGGGTATCAAGTTTTCATTTGTCTTTTATTTCTGATCTACTATAGGTATGCTTCTGTCCTGTGTTAATACCTTGTTGCTTTTTTCAGTTTGTTGAGGTGGGGACCATGGTATCGCCAACCGTCTTTGCTCGTCGTAGTCTGTCCTATCTTATGAGTGACATGCCGCAAGAGGCTCTGAATGATGCAGTTCAAGCACAAGTGATATCTCCTGTTTGGCACATCGCTTCATACTTGCAAGCTGCTGCTCTTTTTGCTTTGGACAAGGAAAATGAAGCACAAATTGCTCTAAAAGAGGGTTCCGTTCTTGAAGAGAAAAGGAATATGACTTCCTTGAGATAAAAGAGTTAACCAAGCGTTGGCTATCTTCATTTAAAATTGCTCCATTCTGGGAAAAGATACAAGTAAAATACATCTTGGTTTCTGGTGCGGAAAGCTTAGAGGCTCTTCAGTTATTCAACTTCAAGAAAAATCAAGAGCTAAACACTACAAACTCTTATGATTCTCTTGAGTACATGGTGCGGTGGTGTCGTTGAAACATTCTTTTGGGAACATCAAATAGGTGGTTTGTTTCGGTTAGGTTGGTAGAGTCTTTCTCTGTTGATAGTAGACTAAAGCTTTCCCAGTTATACAAGTCTTTGGGGATAAGTTGTTGCAATTGGAAGGAATTATTCTTTCATAAACAGGTCAAGAGGTCGGGATTTTCTCGTTACATGCACAGGCTGGTTGGAGAACATTGCCATGCTGTAATTTATGTACAGTGCTACATGGCTTGTTCATGCTTGAGATTTGGCTGGTTCTTGTCTCTTGCATTTGACTATTTTTCTTGGTACTTTTTGTTGTGAATTTTAAGGGATTTTGGTGTCCAACAACATTTGACTCCTTGTAAATTGCGTATGAGTTAGCAGCAAGTTTACTTTCTTTGCGGCCTCTGGTGTTGGACCATTTAGAACTTGAAATCTTAAACTTCATCCAAACACTTGTGCTTTGAGAAAACTCTGAATACTGGGGCATGTTTGTGGTGAACCAAGGTTACATGCTGAAGGAAGCTGCACCAACCAACGTAGGCTTTTCTGGTGCCTGTGTGCTTCAGCCTGAAACGAGGACCAGACTTGATCTCACCCATCGGTAGTCTAATTTAAAACTTGAAGCTCGAGCATGTCAAACGAAAGTGGAACAATCCAGATTATCTGACTTTGGCGCTCGACTGGGGTGTCAATGCCCCCAAACACATTAGCGTAATCTGTGAAAAGTTTCCCAGTTTATTCTTGACTCTTGTTGGATTAAGCTTAGGCAAATTATTAAGGTTCCCGAGTCGCATTCACCAAATTCACTTTTGTTTATGGTAAAGATGCAGCATTAGTCAAATTAACGTTCAATTTTTCGCCTGCAAATCTATTCCCAAAATCAAATGTAGAGCCACaaactccaaatcttgaaaatattttcagGCCCCCAGTTTTGTGAGTCACATCTTGACTTTGCAGCTATTACCCCCAGTCAGACTAGATGGTGCTATTTCAAGATTGACATAACATAACAACTagattaaaaaagaagaaaaaaaaaaacacgccATATATTCGTATAGAAACATCAATAGTTAACACTTTACATACAGTATAAGATCACCAATAGTGATATTATGGTGCAAGACCTTACTCACAATCACCATGGAAAGAACATAAATAAATGCAATAATTTTAATATTCAAGCCCTCTTCAAATCTTAGCTTTCCAGAACCGCCTCTTGATCATCATCATAGTCTTCATCACCAGAGGCTGCAGCATCTTGATACTGCTGATATTCAGAAACCAAATCATTCATGTTACTTTCAGCCTCAGTGAACTCCATTTCATCCATTCCTTCACCAGTGTACCAATGCAAGAAAGCCTTCCTCCTAAACATGACTGTAAACTGCTCGGAAACACGCCTAAACATCTCTTGAATCGATGTTGAATTCCCCATAAATGTCGAAGACATTGCCAACCCTGTTGGTGGAATGTCACAAACACTTGATTTTACATTATTTGGGATCCACTCGACAAAGAATGATGAGTTCTTGTTTTGCACATTGATCATCTGCTCATCAACCTCTTTGGTGCTCATTTTGCCTCGGAACATTGCTGAGGCTGTCAGGTATCTACCGTGGCGTGGATCAGCAGCGCACATCATGTTCTTGGCGTCCCACATTTGTTGCGTGAGCTCCGGAATGGTGAGTGCTCTGTATTGCTGCGATCCTCTTGAAGTTAAGGGTGCAAATCCAACCATGAAGAAGTGTAGGCGTGGGAATGGAATTAAGTTCACCGCTAGCTTTCTCAGATCAGAATTAAGTTGGCCAGGGAAACGAAGGCAACATGTTACTCCACTCATGGTTGTTGAAATCAGGTGGTTCAAATCACCAACTGCGccaaaacaagaaaaggaaTCACATATTGAAGTGTGCTCCGTGCTGAAGTGCTGACATATGTAACACGAACATTTAACTACCATTCCTATTCTTGCACATATCATCTCATTAGCCTGCCCTAATCATCCGTCCAGATTTAAAGAGTGATTGTTTTGGGAGTTAATCTCAAAATGATAAGAGGCCTTGTGTATCTCCAACAATTGACCGCGAAATATAACGTTGCTAGTTGCTACATAATCTCACAATTCGTTTGGCCGGTTGAATTTTTACTACACACAATTAGACAGACCTGCAGGAAATTTAGGAAGCAACTTGAATTATTCAAGAATTAGGATCTAGTATAAAGGAAGTGTTAACAATTCCAATGAATTGTACTTCAAGACGATAGAAGCCTCAACTATTGAGACCCCTGATCCTGTAAGTTCATGACTAGTTTCACTAAGTTGGTTATTCAACTTCCTTGCAGTGCTTAATTAACTTGGCAACTTACAGCTTGGATTTGTGAGCTTGAGTGTTCTGAAACAAATATCGTAGAGTGCTTCATTGTCCAGGACCATGCATTCATCGGCATTCTCAACCAGTTGGTGAACTGAGAGTGTGGCATTGTAGGGCTCAACAACTGTGTCAGAGACCTTTGGAGAAGGGAAGACTGAGAATGTCAGCATCATTCTATCAGGGTACTCTTCCCTGATCTTAGATATCAGCAGAGTCCCCATTCCTGATCCGGTGCCTCCTCCAAGTGAATGGCATATTTGAAATCCTATATTGTTACAGATATAAGAACATGTAATTAGAATTGAAGCCACATTTGTACCATGACACATTGACTCTGCAAGTACCAAATAACTAAAGAAACAGCAATTTTTACATGAAAACTTAGTCAAAGTACTAGAAAGTCTGAATGGACTAAGCGGGTACGTACTTGTCCACTACACGAGAGTTTTCTGCAGATTCTATGTTGTGAGTGCATAATAATAGCTGTTCACGAAATTGAGATGTTGGAATTTTCACCTTGTAAGCAGTCACAGTTCTCTGCTTCCTTTCGAACAACATCAAGAACAGAATCAATCAGCTCAGCTCCTTCAGTATAATGGCCCTTAGCCCAATTGTTTCCGGCACCGTTTTGGCCGAAAACAAAGTTGTCAGGCTTGAAAATCTTCCAGTCCTCAAACTGTCCATAGTCCCAGGTTCAAGGTCCATGAGGACAGCTCTTGGGACGTACCTGCCACCACTGGCCTCATTGTAGTAAACATTGACCCTCTCGAGCTGAACATGAGAGCTGCCACTGTGGTTTCCTGTGGCATCAATCCCATGTTCATCACAAACGACTTCCCAAAACTTGCCACCAATCTGGTTGCCGCATTGCCCTGCTTGGATATGAAGAATTTCTCTCATTCTCTAagcaatatattttttttcctcttcttttttgaagatatatatgagatatatagatggtttgaaaaaaaaagagtaagaaGGATGAGAGAAAAGGAGGTGACATGGAAGTGTGAATGAGGGAAGGCTTTTTGTAGTAGGAGTAGGATGGAATTTGATTGAGACATTGATATTTTTCTTCCACCTTACAATAATGCATAGATCCAATTAGTAATTTCATGTGGGTatgtttctgcaattttcttgtgGAGGCGATGTCAACTTCAACAGGAAATATGAGCTGGAGCAGAATAATACAACCATCATGTGTGGGTACCTTTCTCATCCTATATAAGATTATTATGGACTGTATCTCCACAAAAGAAATTATGGAGAaaataaaatccatagaaaatgAATCAATTATAATGAGAAATTCTTAATCTTATTACTTGAATCAAGAAATTTCTAATTCTTATCAGATCAATATTTGATCTACCACAGGCTTCCAAGGTTTGTGACTTCAGTTTTGCCTTTGTTATAGAAATTCTGCCTCTTCATTTGGCAATTTCGAGGTGGGATATGCCATAGTATAGTAACTAGTCTATTAGTCGAGCTTAAGGCAATTATTTAGTCGCTTGTCATATGTCATTTCTGTTGCTTAATCAAATTGATCATTGCTTAATGTAAGATCTCATACCCGACCCTACACAATTAAGTTGGTGGTTCGTCTTAGTTTTATTCCCAATTTGATGATTCCTTTGTATATATGAATTTCGATCATtcagtgcaaaaaaaaaaaaaaaaaaaaaggaaaaggaagaagaagaagaagaagaaaaaaggggtAACAACCAACAATTATTGAAGGTATGAATATGTCTTCATCTATGATGATTGTTTCCAATGCAGATACATGACTGGCAATCTCTCATTCCAACTCCTATCAGCTGTATCATCCAAAGTATCCAATGACTGTTTTAAGTCAGAAATCAAGGATTTTATGCTTCGATTAGAGTGTCAACTTTTGAGTGGAGACTGGTGAGCTAA
Coding sequences within it:
- the LOC113702684 gene encoding LOW QUALITY PROTEIN: tubulin beta-1 chain (The sequence of the model RefSeq protein was modified relative to this genomic sequence to represent the inferred CDS: inserted 1 base in 1 codon), with the translated sequence MREILHIQAGQCGNQIGGKFWEVVCDEHGIDATGNHSGSSHVQLERVNVYYNEASGGRYVPRAVLMDLEPGTMDSLRTGXIFKPDNFVFGQNGAGNNWAKGHYTEGAELIDSVLDVVRKEAENCDCLQGFQICHSLGGGTGSGMGTLLISKIREEYPDRMMLTFSVFPSPKVSDTVVEPYNATLSVHQLVENADECMVLDNEALYDICFRTLKLTNPSFGDLNHLISTTMSGVTCCLRFPGQLNSDLRKLAVNLIPFPRLHFFMVGFAPLTSRGSQQYRALTIPELTQQMWDAKNMMCAADPRHGRYLTASAMFRGKMSTKEVDEQMINVQNKNSSFFVEWIPNNVKSSVCDIPPTGLAMSSTFMGNSTSIQEMFRRVSEQFTVMFRRKAFLHWYTGEGMDEMEFTEAESNMNDLVSEYQQYQDAAASGDEDYDDDQEAVLES